One Vicugna pacos chromosome 12, VicPac4, whole genome shotgun sequence genomic window carries:
- the SBF1 gene encoding myotubularin-related protein 5 isoform X1 encodes MARLADYFVLVAFGPHPRGSGEGQGQILQRFPEKDWEDNPFPQGIELFCQPSGWQLCPERNPPTFFVAVLTDINSERHYCACLTFWEPVEPTQDGLCTQDAAEREEEADEGGPVRPSPTASGSPGQLFAPKTLVLVSRLDHAEVFRNSLGLIYTIHVEGLNVGLESVVGNLLTCIIPLAGGSQRTISLGAGDRQVIQTPLTDSLPISRCSVALLFRQLGITNVLSLFCAALTEHKVLFLSRSYQRLSDACRGLLALLFPLRYSFTYVPILPAQLLEVLSTPTPFIIGVNAAFQAEAQELLDVIVADLDGGTVTVPECVHIPPLPEPLQSQTHSVLSMVLDPELELADLAFPPPTMSTSSLKMQDKELRAVFLRLFAQLLQGYRWCLHMVRIHPEPVIRFHKAAFLGQRGLVEDDFLMKVLEGMAFAGFVSERGVPYRPTDLFDELVAHEVARMRADENHPQRVLRHVKELAEQLYKNENPYPAVAMHKVQRPGEASHLRRAPRPFPRLDEGMVQWIVDQAAAKMQGAPPAVKAERRTTVPSGPPMTAILERNSGLHGNSARRLEVVRNCISYVFEGKMLEAKKLLPAVLRALKGRAARRCLAQELHLHVQQNRAVLDHQQFDFVVRMMNCCLQDCTSLDEHGVAAALLPLVTAFCRKLSPGVTQFAYSCVQEHVVWSTPQFWEAMFYGDVQTHIRALYLEPAEDRDPSQVGEVPGWEDERSALDVASEQRRLWPTLSREKQQELVQKEESTVFSQAIHYANRMSYLLLPLDSSKSRLLRERAGLGDLESASNSLVTNSMAGSVAESYDTESGFEDAETCDVAGAVVRFINRFVDKVCTESGVTSDHLKGLHVMVPDIVQMHIETLEAVHRESKRLPPIQKPKLLRPRLLPGEECVLDGLRVYLLPDGREEGAGGSGGGPALLPAEGAVFLTTYRVIFTGMPTDPLVGEQVVVRSFPVAALTKEKRISVQTPVDQLLQDGLQLRSCTFQLLKMAFDEEVGSDSAELFRKQLHKLRYPPDIRGTFALTLGSAHTPGRPPRTTKDKGPSFRTLSRNLVKNAKKTIGRQYVTRKKYNPPSWEHRGQPPTEDQEDEISVSEELEPSTLTPSSALKPSDRMTMSSLVERACCRDYQRLGLGTLSSSLSRAKSEPFRISPVNRMYAICRSYPGLLIVPQSVQDNALQRVSRCYRQNRFPVVCWRSGRSKAVLLRSGGLHGKGVVGLFKTQNAPSPGQSQADSSSLEQEKYLQAVVSSMPRYADASGRNTLSGFSSAHMGSHVPSPRARVTTLSNPMAASASRRTAPRGKWGSVRAGGRSGGLSSDVGSRLAGRDMLSPPQANGAPPDPGFLRPQRAALYIIGDKAQLKGVRPDPLQQWELVPIEVFEARQVKASFKKLLKACVPGCPATEPGPASFLRSLEDSEWLIQIHKLLQVSVLVVELLDSGSSVLVSLEDGWDITTQVVSLVQLLSDPFYRTLEGFRLLVEKEWLSFGHRFSHRGAHTLAGQSSGFTPVFLQFLDCVHQVHLQFPMEFEFSPFYLKFLGYHHASRRFRTFLLDSDYERIELGLLYEEKGERRGQQACRSVWEYVDRLSKRTPVFYNYMYAPEDAEVLRPYSNVSNLKVWDFYTEETLAEGPPYDWELAQGPPEPPEEERPDGGAPQSRRRVVWPCYDSRPRVQPDAISRLLEELQRLETELGRPPERWKDAWDRVRAAQRLEGRPDGRGAPSSLLVSSVPHHRRSLGVYLQEGPAGSTLSLSLDSDHSSGSTASGSRQAARRSTSTLYSQFQTAESENRSYEGTLYKKGAFMKPWKARWFVLDKTKHQLRYYDHRVDTECKGVIDLAEVEAVSPGTPTMGAPKTVDEKAFFDVKTTRRVYNFCAQDVPSAQQWVDQIQSCLSDA; translated from the exons ATGGCGCGGCTCGCGGACTACTTTGTGCTGGTGGCGTTCGGGCCGCACCCGCGCG GGAGTGGGGAAGGCCAGGGCCAGATCCTGCAGCGCTTCCCAGAGAAGGACTGGGAGGACAACCCATTCCCCCAGGGCATCGAGCTG TTTTGCCAGCCAAGTGGGTGGCAGCTGTGTCCTGAGAGGAACCCGCCAACCTTCTTTGTTGCTGTCCTCACCGATATCAACTCTGAGCGGCACTACTGCGCCTGCCTGACCTTTTGGGAGCCTGTGGAGCCCACGCAG GACGGGTTGTGCACCCAGGACGCCGccgagagggaggaggaggccgaTGAGGGAGGCCCAGTGCGACCGTCACCCACGGCATCTGGCTCCCCGGGCCAGCTGTTTGCTCCGAAGACGCTGGTGCTGGTATCTCGACTGGACCACGCGGAGGTGTTCAGG AACAGCCTTGGTCTCATCTACACCATCCACGTGGAGGGCCTGAACGTGGGCCTGGAGAGTGTGGTGGGGAACCTGCTGACGTGCATCATCCCCCTGGCCGGGGGCTCGCAG agAACCATCTCTTTAGGAGCTGGTGACCGGCAGGTCATCCAGACCCCACTCACCGACTCGCTGCCTATCAGCCGCTGCAGCGTGGCCCTGCTTTTCCGCCAGCTGG GCATCACCAACGTGCTGTCCCTGTTCTGTGCTGCGCTCACGGAGCACAAGGTGCTCTTCCTGTCCCGGAGCTACCAGCGCCTCTCCGATGCCTGCCGGGGGCTTCTGGCACTGCTGTTCCCTCTTAGATACAG CTTCACGTATGTGCCCATCCTGCCGGCGCAGCTCCTGGAGGTGCTCAGCACGCCCACACCCTTCATCATTGGAGTCAACGCCGCCTTCCAGGCAGAGGCCCAAGAGCTG CTGGATGTGATTGTTGCTGATCTCGATGGAGGGACAGTGACTGTCCCTGAGTGTGTGCACATCCCACCCCTGCCGGAGCCACTGCAGAGTCAGACGCACAGTGTTCTGAGCATG GTCCTGGATCCAGAGCTGGAGTTGGCCGATCTTGCGTTCCCTCCACCCACAATGTCTACTTCCTCCCTGAAGATGCAG GATAAGGAGCTGCGTGCTGTCTTCCTACGGCTCTTTGCTCAGCTCCTGCAAGGCTACCGCTGGTGTCTGCACATGGTCCGCATCCACCCGGAGCCTGTCATCCGTTTTCATAAG GCGGCCTTCCTGGGCCAGCGCGGGCTGGTGGAGGACGACTTCCTGATGAAGGTGTTGGAGGGCATGGCCTTCGCAGGCTTCGTGTCGGAACGCGGGGTCCCCTACCGCCCAACAGACCTATTTGATGAG CTGGTGGCCCACGAGGTGGCAAGGATGCGGGCAGACGAGAACCACCCTCAGCGTGTCCTGCGTCATGTCAAGGAACTGGCGGAGCAGCTCTACAAGAAC GAGAACCCATACCCCGCTGTGGCTATGCACAAGGTGCAGAGGCCAGGGGAGGCAAGCCACCTGCGGCGGGCGCCCCGGCCCTTCCCCCGGCTGGACGAGGGCATGGTGCAGTGGATAGTGGACCAGGCCGCGGCCAAGATGCAGGGCGCACCCCCGGCCGTGAAGGCTGAGAGGAGGACCACTGTGCCCTCAGGGCCCCCCATGA CTGCTATCCTTGAGCGGAACAGCGGGCTCCATGGCAACAGCGCGCGCCGGCTGGAGGTGGTCCGCAACTGCATCTCCTACGTGTTTGAGGGGAAGATGCTCGAGGCCAAGAAG CTGCTTCCAGCTGTGCTGAGGGCACTGAAGGGGCGTGCAGCCCGCCGCTGCCTTGCCCAGGAGCTGCACCTGCATGTGCAGCAGAATCGGGCTGTCCTGGACCACCAGCAGTTCGACTTCGTTGTCCGCATGATGAACTGCTGCCTGCAG GACTGCACCTCCCTGGACGAGCACGGTGTCGCAGCTGCCCTGCTGCCCCTGGTCACGGCCTTCTGCCGG AAGCTGAGCCCAGGGGTGACGCAGTTTGCGTACAGCTGCGTGCAGGAGCACGTGGTGTGGAGCACGCCGCAGTTCTGGGAGGCCATGTTCTACGGGGATGTGCAGACTCACATCCGGGCCCTCTATCTGGAGCCTGCCGAGGACCGAGACCCCTCTCAG GTCGGGGAGGTGCCTGGATGGGAGGACGAGCGCTCGGCCCTGGACGTGGCATCTGAGCAGAGGCGCCTGTGGCCCACCCTGAGCCGcgagaagcagcaggagctggtgCAGAAGGAGGAGAGCACAGTGTTCAGCCAGGCCATCCACTATGCCAACCGCATGAGCTACTTGCTGCTGCCCCTGGACAGCAGCAAGAGCCGGCTGCTGCGGGAGCGTGCAGGGCTGGGCGACCTGGAAAGCGCCAGCAACAGCCTGGTCACCAACAG CATGGCGGGCAGTGTGGCAGAGAGTTACGACACGGAGAGCGGCTTCGAGGACGCAGAGACCTGCGATGTGGCGGGGGCCGTGGTCCGCTTCATCAACCGCTTCGTGGACAAGGTCTGCACAGAGAGTGGGGTCACCAGCGACCACCTCAAGGGGCTGCATGTCATGGTGCCAG ACATCGTCCAGATGCACATCGAGACGCTGGAGGCCGTGCACAGAGAGAGCAAGAGGCTGCCCCCCATCCAGAAG CCCAAACTGCTTCGGCCACGCCTGCTGCCCGGCGAGGAGTGTGTGCTCGATGGCCTGCGTGTCTACCTGCTACCCGATGGGCGTGAGGAAGGTGCTGGGGGCAGCGGGGGCGGCCCCGCACTGCTTCCAGCTGAGGGCGCCGTCTTCCTCACCACATACCGGGTCATCTTCACGGGGATGCCCACCGACCCCCTGG TGGGGGAACAGGTGGTGGTCCGCTCCTTCCCGGTGGCCGCGCTGACCAAGGAGAAGCGCATCAGCGTCCAGACGCCTGTGGACCAGCTCCTGCAGGACGGGCTGCAGCTGCGCTCCTGCACCTTTCAG CTGCTGAAGATGGCCTTTGATGAGGAGGTGGGGTCTGACAGCGCTGAGCTCTTCCGCAAGCAGCTGCACAAACTGCGGTACCCGCCGGACATCAGGGGCACCTTCGCGCTCACCCTGGGCTCCGCCCACACACCTGGCAGGCCACCCCGCACCACCAAGGACAAAGGTCCTTCCTTCAG GACGCTGTCCCGGAACCTCGTGAAGAACGCCAAGAAGACCATCGGGCGGCAGTATGTCACTCGGAAGAAGTACAACCCGCCCAGCTGGGAGCACCGGGGCCAGCCACCCACTGAGGACCAGGAGGATGAGATCTcag TGTCAGAGGAGCTGGAGCCCAGCACGCTGACCCCTTCCTCGGCCCTGAAGCCCTCGGACCGCATGACCATGAGCAGCCTGGTGGAGCGGGCATGCTGCCGCGATTACCAACGCCTGGGCCTGGGCACACTGAGCAGCAGCCTGAGCCGGGCCAAGTCTGAGCCCTTCCGGATCTCCCCGGTGAACCGCATGTACGCCATCTGCCGCAG CTACCCCGGGCTGCTGATCGTCCCCCAGAGCGTCCAGGACAATGCCCTGCAGCGCGTTTCCCGCTGCTACCGCCAGAATCGCTTCCCCGTGGTCTGCTGGCGCAGCGGACGCTCCAAGGCCGTGCTCCTGCGCTCAGGGGGCCTGCATGGCAAAGGGGTCGTTGGCCTCTTCAAAACCCAGAACGCGCCATCTCCAG gCCAATCCCAGGCGGACTCAAGCAGCCTGGAGCAGGAGAAGTACCTGCAGGCTGTTGTCAGCTCCATGCCACGCTATGCTGACGCGTCTGGACGCAATACCCTCAGCGGCTTCTCCTCAGCCCACATGGGCAGCCACG TGCCCAGCCCCAGAGCCAGGGTCACCACGCTGTCCAACCCCATGGCGGCCTCGGCCTCCAGACGGACCGCGCCCCGAG GTAAATGGGGCAGTGTCCGGGCCGGTGGGCGCAGTGGGGGGCTCAGCAGTGATGTAGGCTCCAGGCTAGCAGGCAGAGACATGCTGAGCCCACCCCAGGCCAATGGGGCCCCCCCTGACCCAGGCTTCCTGCGGCCCCAGCGTGCAGCCCTCTACATCATTGGAGACAAAGCCCAGCTCAAG GGTGTGCGGCCAGACCCGCTGCAGCAGTGGGAGCTGGTGCCCATTGAGGTGTTTGAGGCACGGCAGGTGAAAGCCAGCTTCAAGAAGCTGCTGAAGGCATGTGTCCCTGGCTGTCCTGCCACTGAGCCAGGCCCAGCCTCCTTCCTGCGCTCGCTGGAAGACTCAGAGTGGCTGATTCAG ATCCACAAGCTGCTGCAGGTGTCGGTGCTGGTGGTGGAGCTCCTAGACTCGGGCTCCTCGGTCCTGGTGAGCCTGGAGGACGGCTGGGACATCACCACTCAG GTGGTGTCCCTGGTGCAGCTGCTCTCAGACCCTTTCTACCGCACTCTGGAGGGCTTCCGTCTGCTGGTGGAGAAGGAGTGGCTGTCCTTTGGCCATCGCTTCAGCCACCGCGGGGCCCACACCCTGGCTGGGCAGAGCAGTGGCTTCACACCTGTCTTCCTGCAGTTTCTGGACTGCGTGCACCAG GTCCACCTACAGTTCCCCATGGAGTTCGAGTTCAGCCCATTCTACCTCAAGTTCCTTGGCTACCACCACGCGTCCCGCCGCTTCCGGACCTTCCTGCTTGACTCGGACTATGAGCGCATTGAGCTGG GGCTGCTGTATGAGGAGAAGGGGGAGCGCAGGGGCCAGCAGGCGTGCCGGTCGGTGTGGGAGTACGTGGACCGGCTGAGCAAGAGGACGCCCGTGTTCTACAATTACATGTACGCGCCCGAGGACGCGGAG GTCCTGCGGCCCTACAGCAACGTGTCCAACCTGAAGGTGTGGGACTTCTACACCGAGGAGACGCTGGCCGAGGGCCCCCCCTACGACTGGGAGCTGGCGCAGGGGCCCCCCGAACCCCCGGAGGAGGAGCGGCCCGATGGGGGCGCCCCCCAGAGCAGGCGGCGGGTGGTGTGGCCCTGCTACGACAGCCGCCCCCGGGTCCAGCCTGACGCCATCTCCCGGCTGCTGGAG GAGCTGCAGCGGCTGGAGACAGAGCTGGGCCGACCCCCTGAGCGCTGGAAGGACGCCTGGGACCGGGTGAGAGCTGCACAGCGCCTTGAAGGCCGGCCAGACGGACGT GGAGCGCCCAGCTCCCTGCTGGTGTCCAGTGTGCCCCACCACCGCCGCTCGCTGGGGGTGTACctgcaggaggggcctgcgggctccaccctgagcctcagcCTGGACAGCGACCACAGCAGCGGCTCAACCGCGTCTGGCTCCCGCCAGGCAGCCCGCCGCAGCACCAGCACCCTGTACAGCCAGTTCCAGACAGCTGAGAGTGAAAACAG